A genomic segment from Methanolobus zinderi encodes:
- a CDS encoding ubiquitin-like small modifier protein 1, with product MVSVRFSSALNNVTGTRSTNIELGETEVKTLFDRLIEEYGEEFEKRLFQDGQVRRFVNVYVNGEDIRHLSGLGTRITDSDEISILPAVSGG from the coding sequence ATGGTATCAGTAAGATTTTCATCGGCTTTGAACAATGTAACGGGAACAAGATCAACAAACATCGAACTGGGCGAAACTGAAGTCAAGACCCTTTTTGACAGGCTTATCGAGGAATACGGCGAAGAGTTCGAAAAGCGCCTTTTTCAGGACGGTCAGGTGCGAAGGTTCGTCAATGTCTATGTCAATGGTGAGGATATAAGACATCTTTCAGGTCTTGGCACCAGGATAACCGACAGTGATGAGATCTCAATATTACCTGCGGTAAGCGGAGGTTGA
- a CDS encoding 2-hydroxyacid dehydrogenase — protein sequence MKIVVADSIYLPEEYRKKLESLGELNVFDTMPDSMDKFIERIRDAEIVIVGRFGFPKEAFQAASNLKMISVWQTGYDHIDIEAANEAGVIVSNVPGYAFDAVAELVFAFVLSLLRKVHVADRKIREGKFDWKDYVGNELMGKTIGVLGTGNIGIRVIQIAHGFNMNILSVTRHPNSSKETRLGIKFVDMDTLLKESDIVTLHVPLTPETEKMIGEAELEKMKSSAILINTARGKVVDEDALIEALRERKIRGAGLDVFEKEPLPMDSPLMELENVMLTPHIAFLSEESLEECTYICVENVKMFVKGKVQNVVNPGILQSK from the coding sequence ATGAAGATAGTTGTTGCTGATTCCATATACTTACCTGAGGAATACAGGAAGAAACTGGAGTCTCTCGGTGAACTAAATGTCTTTGATACAATGCCGGACTCAATGGACAAATTTATAGAAAGGATACGTGATGCAGAAATTGTAATCGTTGGAAGATTTGGATTTCCAAAAGAAGCCTTTCAGGCAGCTTCCAATCTCAAGATGATATCTGTCTGGCAAACAGGATATGATCACATCGATATCGAAGCCGCAAATGAGGCGGGCGTGATTGTAAGCAATGTGCCTGGCTATGCATTTGATGCTGTGGCAGAGCTAGTATTTGCATTTGTCTTGAGTCTACTTAGAAAAGTACATGTGGCGGACAGGAAGATACGCGAGGGGAAGTTCGACTGGAAAGACTATGTAGGAAACGAGTTGATGGGTAAAACAATAGGAGTTCTCGGTACAGGAAACATAGGTATACGAGTGATACAGATCGCTCATGGTTTCAACATGAATATCCTATCTGTTACAAGACATCCGAACTCATCAAAGGAAACAAGGCTAGGAATTAAATTTGTGGATATGGACACTCTGCTTAAAGAATCTGATATTGTAACTCTTCACGTACCTCTTACTCCGGAAACTGAAAAGATGATAGGTGAAGCAGAACTTGAAAAAATGAAATCGTCTGCTATCCTGATAAATACAGCAAGAGGTAAAGTAGTTGATGAAGATGCATTGATCGAGGCCCTCAGGGAAAGAAAAATTAGAGGAGCCGGGCTGGATGTATTTGAAAAAGAACCTCTTCCAATGGACAGCCCGCTGATGGAACTGGAGAATGTGATGTTGACCCCGCATATTGCATTCCTTTCTGAGGAGTCACTTGAAGAATGCACATACATATGTGTTGAGAATGTGAAGATGTTTGTTAAAGGAAAAGTCCAGAACGTTGTGAATCCGGGGATACTGCAAAGCAAATAA
- a CDS encoding HesA/MoeB/ThiF family protein — protein MLGDFTEEQIRRYSRHIILQEVGGKGQKELLDSRVLCIGAGGLGSPIIQYLAAAGVGTIGIVDDDVVDLSNLQRQVIHGGNVGMSKVESAKQFVEKLNPDVNVVTYEQRIGPENILDIISDYDIVVDGSDNFATRYLVNDACVLAKIPLSHGSIFRFEGQATTIIPGESPCYRCLFEHAPPAGMVPSCQEAGVIGVLPGIIGVIQATEVIKYLLGLGDLLTGRLIFYDAFNMSFDEIKIRKNPECPVCGEKSSIVSIENENYEEAGGVCSIG, from the coding sequence ATGTTAGGCGATTTTACTGAAGAACAGATAAGGCGTTATTCGAGACATATCATACTGCAGGAAGTAGGTGGAAAGGGACAGAAGGAACTGCTGGATTCAAGGGTACTCTGTATAGGTGCCGGAGGACTTGGCTCTCCTATTATCCAGTACCTTGCAGCGGCCGGGGTCGGGACCATAGGAATTGTTGACGATGATGTTGTGGATCTCAGCAACCTTCAGCGGCAGGTCATACACGGTGGAAATGTCGGTATGTCAAAGGTAGAATCCGCAAAACAGTTTGTTGAAAAACTCAACCCGGATGTGAATGTGGTTACGTATGAGCAAAGGATAGGCCCGGAGAACATACTGGATATCATAAGTGATTACGATATTGTTGTAGACGGCTCCGACAACTTCGCTACCCGCTACCTGGTAAATGATGCCTGCGTACTTGCAAAGATTCCTCTCTCACATGGCAGTATTTTCAGGTTCGAGGGACAGGCAACGACCATCATTCCGGGTGAGAGTCCGTGTTACAGGTGTCTTTTCGAGCACGCACCACCAGCTGGCATGGTCCCAAGCTGCCAGGAGGCCGGGGTAATCGGAGTATTGCCCGGGATAATCGGTGTGATACAGGCAACAGAAGTAATCAAATACCTGCTGGGACTGGGTGATCTGCTGACAGGTCGACTTATTTTCTACGATGCTTTCAACATGTCCTTTGATGAGATCAAGATCCGCAAGAACCCTGAATGTCCTGTTTGCGGTGAAAAGTCATCGATTGTATCAATTGAGAATGAGAATTACGAGGAAGCAGGTGGAGTCTGCAGTATCGGATAA
- the ppcA gene encoding phosphoenolpyruvate carboxylase → MSKNSDYPKVMCTQHPDAASKYISTQEEPEEALEAATTFGCDEYMPDYEGKATPYHQNVQIVSKFIEETDLVPGKDFFITPRAPSAVQENRFRQLMVMMSIAEANQVALEYSDVQAINEFVHPMTGTVREIIEAQQHMVDVSELAKKEFGFSMDVPRIVPLIEDAPALLHAKELAENTILSWKEHFGIAPEKFRVFLGKSDSALSFGHVVSALSCKYAINGITELNAELDIKTGVILGAGSLPFRGHLDLKNAENFFTEYKGIGTITLQSAVRFDHEKGDAKALVKLAKARLPETPDIYSVEEKEELVNIMGIFGARYSRILKELGPAINGIAELLPQQRDRLMNKGRNGYSRTAPDISGLTSLCCSDIGKELENSMPAEDLRLPRAIKFTGALYSIGLPPEFIGTGLALEDTRKRLGETACENLLTKYYPSLKSDLDFASKYLNLNVASRFLSGTCLKEVSKDIGILCDILNLETRPEPSYNILLEMMQPELLQTGNMDEEVSQLVCSTITKMGKIRKALG, encoded by the coding sequence ATGAGCAAGAATAGCGATTACCCAAAAGTAATGTGCACTCAGCACCCGGACGCTGCATCAAAGTATATCTCTACGCAGGAAGAGCCCGAAGAAGCTCTGGAAGCTGCGACTACATTCGGCTGTGATGAATACATGCCGGATTATGAAGGGAAGGCAACACCTTATCACCAGAATGTCCAGATAGTATCAAAATTCATAGAAGAAACGGATCTTGTTCCGGGTAAGGACTTTTTTATCACTCCCAGAGCACCGAGTGCAGTTCAGGAAAACCGATTCAGACAGCTTATGGTCATGATGTCCATTGCCGAGGCCAACCAGGTGGCGCTCGAATATTCGGATGTTCAGGCGATCAATGAATTCGTACATCCAATGACAGGAACCGTCAGGGAGATCATTGAAGCTCAGCAGCACATGGTCGACGTAAGTGAGCTTGCAAAAAAAGAGTTCGGATTCTCAATGGATGTTCCGCGCATTGTTCCTCTCATAGAGGATGCTCCTGCACTCCTGCACGCAAAGGAACTTGCAGAAAATACAATCCTTTCCTGGAAAGAACATTTTGGCATAGCTCCCGAAAAGTTCAGGGTCTTTCTGGGAAAATCCGACTCAGCTTTATCTTTCGGCCATGTTGTAAGTGCGCTTTCATGCAAATATGCTATAAACGGAATTACGGAGCTGAACGCCGAGCTCGATATAAAGACAGGCGTTATCTTAGGAGCAGGGTCCCTTCCTTTCAGAGGACACCTGGATCTGAAAAACGCAGAAAATTTCTTTACGGAATATAAGGGCATAGGAACTATCACTCTTCAGTCAGCCGTCAGATTCGATCATGAAAAAGGGGATGCCAAAGCCCTGGTAAAGCTTGCAAAAGCCAGGCTTCCGGAAACACCCGATATCTATTCAGTTGAAGAGAAAGAAGAGCTGGTCAATATCATGGGAATTTTCGGGGCCAGATACAGCAGGATCCTCAAAGAACTTGGTCCAGCGATAAACGGGATAGCTGAACTTCTTCCACAGCAGCGAGATCGCTTGATGAACAAAGGCAGAAATGGTTATTCAAGAACTGCTCCGGATATTTCTGGCTTGACGTCTCTCTGTTGCAGCGACATTGGAAAAGAGCTTGAGAATAGCATGCCTGCTGAAGACCTGCGCCTGCCAAGGGCTATCAAATTTACAGGCGCCCTTTATTCCATTGGCCTGCCACCGGAATTCATAGGTACAGGCCTTGCTCTAGAAGATACCAGAAAGAGACTCGGAGAAACAGCCTGCGAAAACTTACTTACAAAATACTATCCCTCTCTAAAAAGTGATCTTGATTTCGCATCAAAGTATCTGAACCTTAATGTTGCATCCCGCTTCCTTTCAGGAACCTGCCTAAAAGAAGTCAGTAAGGATATCGGAATTCTGTGTGATATCCTGAACCTTGAAACAAGGCCAGAGCCTTCATATAACATCTTGCTGGAAATGATGCAGCCTGAGCTTCTCCAGACAGGGAACATGGATGAAGAGGTATCGCAACTGGTATGCTCGACCATTACTAAAATGGGGAAAATAAGAAAAGCTCTGGGATAA
- a CDS encoding threonyl-tRNA synthetase editing domain-containing protein, whose protein sequence is MKMLMFDTEHFWFDTFDKGLENVDDIQKEEEIENTAVAFIHVEKEDEEKERKVAKSAVANLKWYLNKVNKEKIVLHSFAHLSSSKSSPEFAADIISAVGEKLENKGITVHTTPFGYFSEFSIHVRGESLAKVFKEI, encoded by the coding sequence ATGAAAATGCTGATGTTTGACACGGAGCACTTCTGGTTTGATACTTTCGACAAAGGCCTTGAAAATGTAGATGATATCCAAAAGGAGGAAGAAATAGAAAATACGGCAGTTGCTTTCATTCATGTTGAAAAGGAAGACGAGGAAAAGGAGCGCAAAGTAGCCAAAAGTGCCGTGGCAAACCTGAAATGGTATTTGAATAAAGTAAACAAGGAAAAAATAGTCCTGCACTCATTTGCCCATCTGTCCTCAAGTAAATCCTCACCTGAATTCGCTGCAGATATTATCTCGGCTGTTGGTGAAAAGCTGGAGAACAAGGGAATCACAGTCCATACAACTCCTTTCGGGTATTTCTCTGAGTTCTCTATCCATGTGCGGGGTGAATCCCTGGCAAAAGTTTTCAAGGAGATCTGA
- a CDS encoding sulfurtransferase TusA family protein, which yields MGIIADFELDVRGQCCPYPLIRTKEAMDDMESEEILLVIANENMTPQNITTWAKKTGNMMIAVEENGGIFNIYIRKA from the coding sequence ATGGGAATAATAGCAGATTTTGAACTTGATGTAAGAGGCCAGTGCTGCCCTTATCCTCTTATCAGGACGAAAGAGGCCATGGATGACATGGAATCTGAAGAGATATTGTTAGTTATAGCGAATGAGAACATGACGCCTCAGAATATTACAACCTGGGCAAAAAAAACAGGAAACATGATGATTGCAGTTGAAGAAAACGGAGGTATCTTCAACATATACATCCGTAAAGCCTGA
- a CDS encoding ABC1 kinase family protein has translation MPGKLQRYLTIIRVFLKYNLFSLIYKDIHRDYISYKKCTCFTDNRGSDNATKLRLAFEELGPSFIKLGQTLSKRSDLLPPVYVAELEKLQDRVKALDFDEMRASFSTECICEMSACKHEHNPSCYHCNDILDIFDKFDTRPIASASIGQVYRAVLDGRDVAVKIARPGLTDTIETDLSILDDMKPLMARFLGLGKNFNIDAFMHEFREMLSRELDYRYEAVNIKRLRDNFKDVDNVIIPDVYMSYCRESILVMDYIEGVPVSNLAEADQPLKSHYARLISSSYLKQVYLDGFYHADPHSGNIIVNDGTIAFIDLGAMGTVNEELKRNMMNFFYAIYKKRTDMATEMFLRIAGLEEEDVDVHGLEKDMDDLIADQHYGPGGRKSDSYAVLALKYDFSLPAEFSTLERAVLLIEGVCLQLDPDYNIMSEAEELIGKVLRERYSPRKAVEGIQFEADEYLEILKDIPKGFADVVKTVRGYRIEKLEGKTSIVKKYGLARELLRSLFLIVLITVSAYLILNGNGNAFLIGIVGFLAGAITGVYFILRL, from the coding sequence ATGCCTGGAAAACTGCAACGATATCTGACTATAATAAGGGTATTCTTGAAATACAATCTTTTTTCCCTTATCTACAAGGATATACATCGGGACTATATCTCCTATAAAAAATGTACATGCTTCACAGATAACAGAGGTAGTGACAATGCCACAAAGCTCAGGCTTGCTTTTGAAGAACTCGGCCCTTCATTCATAAAACTCGGGCAGACACTGAGCAAACGCTCAGACCTGCTCCCTCCGGTTTATGTGGCGGAACTTGAGAAGTTGCAGGACAGGGTCAAAGCCCTTGATTTTGATGAGATGCGTGCTTCTTTCAGCACAGAATGTATCTGTGAGATGTCAGCATGCAAACACGAACATAATCCATCATGTTATCACTGCAATGATATACTGGATATTTTTGATAAATTCGATACCAGGCCAATTGCGAGTGCATCCATAGGGCAGGTCTACAGAGCGGTTCTGGACGGAAGGGATGTTGCAGTTAAAATAGCCCGTCCAGGTTTGACAGATACCATTGAAACCGACCTCTCGATCCTGGATGATATGAAACCTCTTATGGCCAGGTTTCTTGGACTAGGGAAAAATTTCAATATCGATGCTTTTATGCATGAATTCAGGGAAATGCTAAGCCGGGAGCTCGATTACAGGTATGAGGCTGTAAATATCAAACGTCTGCGGGATAATTTCAAAGATGTGGATAATGTGATAATTCCTGATGTCTACATGAGTTACTGCCGCGAAAGTATCCTTGTAATGGACTATATAGAAGGAGTTCCTGTAAGCAATCTGGCTGAGGCTGACCAGCCCCTGAAATCTCATTATGCAAGACTTATATCATCAAGTTATCTCAAACAGGTATATCTTGACGGTTTCTATCATGCCGACCCTCATAGCGGTAATATCATAGTTAATGACGGCACTATCGCTTTTATCGACCTTGGAGCCATGGGCACGGTAAATGAAGAGCTGAAGCGGAACATGATGAACTTCTTCTATGCCATATACAAGAAGAGAACAGATATGGCGACTGAGATGTTCCTCAGGATAGCAGGTCTTGAAGAAGAGGATGTTGATGTACACGGTCTCGAAAAAGATATGGATGATCTCATAGCTGACCAGCACTACGGACCCGGAGGAAGGAAAAGTGACAGCTATGCGGTTCTTGCCCTGAAATATGATTTCTCTCTTCCCGCTGAGTTCTCAACCCTGGAGCGTGCGGTCCTGCTCATAGAAGGTGTATGCCTGCAGCTTGATCCTGACTACAATATAATGTCCGAAGCCGAGGAGCTAATCGGCAAAGTTTTAAGGGAACGTTACTCTCCTCGTAAAGCGGTTGAAGGCATCCAGTTCGAAGCGGATGAATATCTGGAAATCCTGAAAGATATACCCAAAGGCTTTGCCGATGTGGTAAAGACCGTTCGTGGCTACAGGATCGAGAAACTGGAAGGTAAAACAAGTATTGTGAAAAAATACGGCCTTGCAAGAGAGCTTCTTAGGTCTCTTTTTTTAATAGTGCTGATAACAGTTTCTGCATATTTAATCCTGAACGGAAATGGCAATGCTTTTCTGATAGGGATTGTAGGTTTTTTAGCTGGAGCCATAACAGGAGTTTATTTCATTCTACGCTTGTAG
- a CDS encoding ABC transporter substrate-binding protein: MKLRIGHLSTMYHTSFILMGTDWLEKAGIEPEWRLFGGGPAIVRALESGELDIGYIGLPPTMIGIDRGMQIKCVAGGHVEGTVMIATPEFLTLEESKNDATLFLNQFKGLKIACPPAGSIHDVIIRNFIKEAGFENDIDVINYEWADMIPEAIADGEIKIAVGTPPLAIVAKRCCNTKLVIQPEKLWPDNPSYGIIATVDLIENSSGTLPNFIKLHAKACDYISENIEEASRLVADTVGVVDADFVRDVYEVSPKYSAGISENYIASTMRFVDVLHELGYVSGKLRQEDIFDLYFVKELQL, from the coding sequence ATGAAATTAAGGATCGGACACCTTTCCACCATGTACCATACCTCATTTATTCTGATGGGGACGGATTGGCTTGAAAAAGCGGGAATAGAGCCCGAATGGAGACTCTTCGGTGGAGGGCCTGCAATTGTCCGTGCACTTGAGAGCGGTGAACTTGATATCGGATATATAGGACTTCCTCCCACAATGATAGGAATTGACCGTGGCATGCAGATAAAATGTGTAGCAGGCGGTCATGTCGAAGGGACGGTGATGATAGCCACCCCTGAATTCCTGACACTTGAGGAATCGAAGAACGATGCCACACTTTTTTTAAACCAGTTCAAAGGACTCAAAATTGCCTGTCCGCCGGCTGGCTCCATCCATGATGTGATCATCAGGAACTTTATCAAAGAAGCTGGATTTGAGAACGATATCGATGTCATCAACTACGAATGGGCTGACATGATACCTGAAGCGATCGCGGACGGGGAAATTAAAATCGCTGTGGGAACACCACCGCTGGCAATCGTAGCAAAGAGATGTTGTAATACGAAACTGGTCATCCAGCCTGAAAAACTATGGCCGGATAATCCAAGCTACGGGATAATTGCAACCGTGGACTTGATAGAGAATTCATCCGGCACTCTCCCGAATTTCATAAAACTGCACGCAAAAGCCTGTGACTATATTTCTGAAAACATCGAAGAAGCCTCAAGGCTGGTTGCCGATACGGTAGGAGTTGTTGACGCGGATTTCGTACGTGACGTGTATGAAGTATCACCCAAATACTCGGCGGGTATCTCGGAGAATTATATAGCATCCACCATGCGCTTTGTGGACGTGTTGCATGAACTTGGGTACGTTTCAGGTAAACTCCGTCAGGAGGATATCTTCGACCTTTATTTTGTGAAGGAGCTGCAGCTTTAG
- a CDS encoding radical SAM protein, producing MQSELSSDIKAYLLSRGSVKVEDPSILSDSLKTTATAGPGAGGSSLFFRSGDRRVRLSINDRSPLSVVREDEDTIVIKKNHEIIVSGDLESPLCHCPRQAYITVSEKCIYDCKFCPVPKIKGEIKDNEQISRMVSDAYATGSLDAISLTSGVSETPEAEVERMVGIIKKLTREYDVPIGVSVYPTDDSSARLYAAGASEIKYNVETMDERIFSQVCPELSLQGVLDSLENAVDVFGRNNVCSNIMLGLGESDEVVAKGAGKLTGIGVIPILRPISPHPLRRGEVEVRRPDAERLVRLGKTVRDLLDSNSLRADRARTMCLPCTGCDLTPHRDI from the coding sequence ATGCAATCCGAGTTAAGTTCTGATATCAAAGCATATCTTTTAAGCAGAGGGAGTGTGAAAGTCGAAGATCCTTCTATCCTTTCCGATTCCCTTAAGACTACAGCCACAGCAGGTCCCGGTGCAGGTGGCTCTTCTCTCTTTTTCAGATCAGGTGATAGAAGGGTACGTTTATCTATTAATGACAGATCCCCTCTTAGCGTTGTACGGGAAGATGAAGACACAATTGTCATCAAAAAAAATCATGAGATAATTGTAAGTGGAGATCTTGAAAGTCCACTGTGTCACTGTCCGAGACAGGCATATATTACCGTATCTGAAAAATGCATATATGACTGTAAGTTCTGTCCTGTTCCAAAAATCAAAGGTGAAATAAAGGACAATGAACAGATTAGCAGGATGGTGTCCGACGCCTATGCAACCGGTTCTCTTGATGCTATATCCCTCACCAGCGGAGTTTCAGAAACTCCTGAAGCAGAGGTAGAGCGTATGGTGGGAATTATCAAGAAGCTGACACGGGAATATGATGTTCCCATAGGGGTTTCCGTATATCCCACAGATGATTCTTCCGCAAGGCTGTATGCTGCCGGTGCCTCAGAAATAAAGTACAATGTCGAGACCATGGATGAGAGGATATTCAGCCAGGTCTGTCCCGAACTTTCGCTGCAGGGTGTACTTGATTCACTGGAAAATGCGGTGGATGTCTTCGGCAGGAACAATGTCTGCTCCAACATCATGCTTGGTCTCGGAGAAAGTGATGAGGTTGTGGCAAAAGGTGCCGGGAAGCTCACCGGGATTGGTGTGATACCGATACTTCGTCCCATATCACCGCATCCGCTTAGAAGAGGCGAGGTAGAGGTCCGTCGTCCTGATGCCGAAAGGCTGGTCCGGTTAGGGAAAACTGTGAGGGACCTGCTTGACAGCAATTCTCTCCGGGCGGACAGAGCACGTACAATGTGCCTTCCATGTACGGGTTGTGACCTTACACCTCACAGGGACATCTGA
- the thrC gene encoding threonine synthase, whose protein sequence is MSKVIGLKCRECGTEYPAGIQNTCYECFGPLEVHYDWDKVQDIASKEKIASGPSSIWRYADLLPLDGTNYVDLGAGYNRLHHAKNLGKELGLQELYILDDSVNPTNSFKDRVTSVAVSKALELGATAVGCASTGNLASSVGAHAAKAGIPAYIFIPSSIEAGKITQMLAYDPNIISVDGTYDDANRLASEVADQKENWAFVNINIRPYYTEGSRTLAFETAEQLGWNTPDHIVVPLGSGALLCALTRGYRELENIGFVDSGSDISISGSQPAGCSPISTAVRNNTEVVPIREIDTIAHSLAIGNPADGYYAKEIVRSSGGHAASVTDEEILEAILLLARNEGIFTEPAGGTTIAGLKNLVESGHIDPDERTVVYVTGNGLKTQDTIAKVTGIPEPIKPVYSEFTKRFNNIAN, encoded by the coding sequence ATGAGTAAAGTAATTGGTTTAAAATGCAGGGAATGTGGTACAGAATATCCTGCCGGGATACAGAATACATGTTATGAATGTTTCGGACCGCTTGAAGTGCACTACGACTGGGATAAGGTACAGGACATTGCCAGCAAGGAAAAAATCGCTTCCGGACCATCGTCTATCTGGAGGTATGCTGACCTGCTTCCGTTGGATGGTACTAACTATGTGGATCTTGGTGCAGGCTATAACAGGCTGCATCATGCAAAGAACCTCGGAAAAGAGCTGGGACTTCAGGAATTGTATATACTGGATGATTCTGTCAATCCGACCAACTCTTTCAAGGACAGGGTAACATCGGTTGCAGTAAGCAAGGCTCTGGAACTGGGGGCCACTGCCGTTGGCTGTGCCTCCACCGGAAATCTTGCATCGTCTGTGGGAGCTCACGCGGCAAAGGCAGGAATACCGGCTTACATATTCATCCCTTCTTCCATAGAAGCCGGAAAGATAACACAGATGCTTGCATACGACCCCAACATCATCTCAGTTGACGGAACCTATGACGATGCGAACCGTCTGGCAAGTGAGGTAGCGGACCAGAAAGAGAATTGGGCGTTTGTAAACATAAACATCCGGCCGTACTACACGGAAGGCTCCAGGACTTTGGCATTTGAGACAGCCGAACAGCTTGGGTGGAACACGCCGGACCACATTGTAGTGCCACTCGGAAGCGGAGCATTACTGTGTGCCCTTACCAGGGGTTACAGGGAACTGGAAAACATAGGTTTCGTGGACTCCGGCAGTGACATCAGTATATCGGGTTCACAACCGGCAGGTTGCTCTCCCATTTCAACCGCTGTCAGAAACAATACTGAAGTCGTTCCGATAAGGGAGATCGACACAATAGCTCACAGTCTTGCCATAGGTAATCCTGCTGACGGTTATTATGCAAAGGAGATCGTCCGAAGTTCAGGCGGCCATGCGGCATCCGTAACGGACGAAGAGATACTTGAAGCCATACTCCTGCTTGCAAGGAATGAGGGCATCTTCACGGAACCCGCAGGCGGGACGACGATAGCAGGTCTTAAAAACCTTGTGGAAAGCGGCCATATTGACCCTGATGAGAGGACAGTTGTATATGTAACCGGTAATGGTTTAAAAACACAGGATACTATCGCGAAGGTGACCGGAATACCCGAACCGATAAAGCCTGTATATTCGGAATTCACAAAGAGATTTAACAATATCGCTAACTGA
- a CDS encoding YHS domain-containing protein, protein MVTIDPKATAVEDPVCHMKLDERTVNFKSEYKGETYNFCSLACKKKFDENPEKYLEFYT, encoded by the coding sequence ATGGTTACTATTGATCCGAAGGCAACGGCAGTCGAAGACCCTGTATGTCACATGAAACTTGACGAACGTACTGTAAACTTCAAAAGTGAATACAAAGGTGAGACATATAATTTTTGTTCTCTCGCATGTAAGAAAAAGTTCGACGAGAATCCGGAGAAATATCTTGAGTTCTATACTTGA